The nucleotide sequence AACAAAACGTTTTAAAGCACGTGCCACGCCGTTTTTCCAAGTGTTGATTGATTCGTTATCTAATTGTAACGAGTTAATTAAATCAACCACGTTTTCAATTTTCATTCCGTGACGTAACGTTCCCGAAATTAATTTTGCGTAATTCCAGAAAACCGGATCAAAACGGTACGATAATCCTTCAATCGTAGTTTTATAGCCGCGTTGGTTTACATACTGAAAATCGTAGCGAGTATTTCCGTTTTCTTCTTTATTTTTGATTATGAAACCTTCGTTTACCCAACGTGGAATCAAAATTCCGTCTTCATCATCGGCTAAACCAGTGAAGATTTCGTAAGGTTTGTCTTCAATTTTACCAATAAAAGCAATCCATTTTTCTTTATTATTTTGAAAACGAACCACATCTGCTTCTAAAATATGCGGACGTTTGGTTGGGAACGAAACTTCTGTTTCTGCTGCTGTTTCAGTCTTTTTTTCTTCTTTTTTATCGTTAGAAATCAAAACTCCAGAACGAGATCCATCGCGATAAACCGTTACACCTTTACAACCAACTTCCCACGCTTTCATATATAACTGACCTACCAGTTCTTCGGTAACATCATTAGGAACGTTAATGGTTACTGAGATTGAATGATCGACCCATTTTTGAATAGCACCCTGCATTTCTACCTTACTTAAATAATCTACATCGTTTGATGTTGCTTTGTAATATGGCGATTTTTCAATCAACACATTAATTTCGTCTTGCGAATAGTTTTTGTTGGTCTCAATTCCATTAACTTCCATCCATAGTTTAAATTTATGGTGAAAAACCACGTATTCTTCCCAAGAATCGCCAACTTCGTCAATAAAATCTACACGAACATCTTTATCGTTTGGGTTTACTTTTCTACGGCGTTTGTAAACCGGCATAAAAACAGGTTCGATTCCCGATGTAGTTTGCGATAAAATTGATGTTGAGCCAGTTGGTGCAATGGTTAACAAGGCAATATTTCTACGTCCGTATTCCTGCATATCGTTATACAATTCCGGATCGTTTTCTTTAATACGCAAAACAAACGGATTGTTTATTTCGCGTTTAGCATCGTAAATTGCAAAGGCACCACGTTCTTTCGCTAGTTCTACCGATGAACGATAAGCAGCCAACGCCAATGTTTTATGTATGTTTTCAGAGAATTTATTTCCTTCTTCAGATCCGTAACGAATATTTAATGCTGCCAACATATCGCCTTCTGCCGTGATACCAACTCCGGTTCTACGACCTTCATCGGCTTTTTTACGGATTTCGATCCATAAGTTGCGCTCGATACGTTTTACTTCAGCTTCTTCAGGATCTTGATCGATCTTTTCGATAATCGTATCAATTTTTTCCAATTCCAAATCAATAATATCATCCATCATACGTTGTGCAACAGCTACGTGTTTTTTGAACAAATCAAAATCGAAATAAGCATCGGCAGTAAACGGATTTACAACATACGAAAACAAATTGATCGCCAATAAACGACAAGAATCGTATGCACACAAAGGAATTTCGCCGCAAGGGTTTGTAGATAACGTTTTGTATCCTAAATCGGCATAACAATCTGGCAACGATTCTTTAATAATGGTATCCCAGAATAAAATTCCCGGTTCGGCAGATTTCCATGCGTTGTGTACAATTTTTTTCCATAAATCGGCAGCGTTCAATTCTTTTGAAAACTTTGGATTTTGAGAAAAAATCGGGTATTTCTGTGTATAAAGTTCATTATTGCGAACAGCGTTCATAAAAGAATCATCGATACGAACCGAAACGTTGGCTCCGGTAACTTTGCCTTGTTCTAATTTTGCATCGATAAAACTCTCCGCATCGGGATGATTGATTGAAACCGACAACATTAAAGCACCACGACGACCGTCTTGAGCTACTTCACGGGTTGAATTAGAAAAACGTTCCATAAAAGGAACCAAACCTGTTGATGTTAAAGCCGAATTTTTAACCGGCGAACCTTTCGGACGAATGTGCGACAGGTCATGCCCTACTCCACCGCGGCGTTTCATTAATTGAACTTGTTCCTGATCGATCTTCATAATACCGCCATAAGAATCGCTGTCGCCATTGTTACCAATTACGAAACAGTTTGATAACGATGCAATTTGAAAAGGATTTCCAATTCCCGTCATTGGGCTTCCTTGTGGAATAATGTAAGTAAAGTTTTTAATCAGATCAAAAAGCTGTTCTTCGCTCATTGGATTTGCGTATTTTGACTCTACGCGTGCAATTTCTGATGCAATACGGCGGTGCATATCGTCAGGTGTTTTTTCATAAATAGTTCCTTCCGAATCTTTCAAGGCATACTTATTAACAAAAACCGTTGCTGCCAAAACATCGCCTTTAAAATATTCTGTAGATGCTTTTACCGCTTCTTCATTGGTATATGTTTTTTTCATTTCTAAAATCTGTGATTCTATTTCCATAACTCTATTTTTTAAATTTTTCTTTATTGTAAACAATTCAAAAACAGTTAAGTGATTTACTTTCTATGCAGATGAATTATCATTGATAAAATTACATATTTTTAATTAACAAAACACAACTGTTATTAAAATAAATTAAAAGTTATCAACAATGATCAAAAATAGATAAAACAAAAAAGTTTACAAATAAATTTATTTAAAAATCTAAATATCAATATGATAACATTTTTGTAACTTAAAAAAGTTTACAAAAAATATAAATATTTTTATATATTCAAAATAAAATAGTTTAAATTTAGATGAAATTTCAAAAAATAATTATCAACAAAAATTGTTCATAACTTATCATTAAAAAAAGACAAAAATGAAGTTGAAAATTAAATTAAATACGATAATTTTGACATAGATTTTTACAACGATTAAGAGAATCAAGTGTAAGCCTTGAACTGTTGCGCAACTGTAAATAAGTGAAAAACTTATGAGTCAGACCTCTTGTAAAAACAGCGTTGCTTTCGCACTTAAAAGTAAATTGCCAAGAACTTTCTTTTTATATGGATGCTTTCTTTTGAAATTTACTTCTATTGTTTACATATAAAAAAATTTAGTTATGAGCATTTTTACCAAACGTGTTAATTACAAACCATTTGAATATCCGGAGATTTTAGACTTCACTAACGCTATAAACAAATCGTTCTGGGTACATTCTGAAGTTGATTTTACAGCAGACATTCAAGATTTTCATTCGCATTTATCGCCAATTGAACAAGAAATTGTTAAACGCAGTTTATTGGCTATTGCACAGATTGAAGTGAACGTAAAAACCTTCTGGGGCAATTTATATACGCATTTGCCAAAACCGGAATTTAATGGTTTGGGAAGTACGTTTGCAGAGTGCGAATTCCGTCATTCAGAGGCTTATTCACGTTTGTTGGAAGTTTTAGGTTATAACAACGCGTTTGAAAACGTTATACAAATTCCGGTAATTAAAAAACGTATCGATTATTTGTCTGATGCCTTAAAACACTCGAAAGCCGAAGACAAAAAAGACTATTTAAAATCGCTGATTTTATTTACCATACTTATAGAAAACGTTTCGTTATTCAGTCAG is from Flavobacterium dauae and encodes:
- a CDS encoding adenosylcobalamin-dependent ribonucleoside-diphosphate reductase, which translates into the protein MEIESQILEMKKTYTNEEAVKASTEYFKGDVLAATVFVNKYALKDSEGTIYEKTPDDMHRRIASEIARVESKYANPMSEEQLFDLIKNFTYIIPQGSPMTGIGNPFQIASLSNCFVIGNNGDSDSYGGIMKIDQEQVQLMKRRGGVGHDLSHIRPKGSPVKNSALTSTGLVPFMERFSNSTREVAQDGRRGALMLSVSINHPDAESFIDAKLEQGKVTGANVSVRIDDSFMNAVRNNELYTQKYPIFSQNPKFSKELNAADLWKKIVHNAWKSAEPGILFWDTIIKESLPDCYADLGYKTLSTNPCGEIPLCAYDSCRLLAINLFSYVVNPFTADAYFDFDLFKKHVAVAQRMMDDIIDLELEKIDTIIEKIDQDPEEAEVKRIERNLWIEIRKKADEGRRTGVGITAEGDMLAALNIRYGSEEGNKFSENIHKTLALAAYRSSVELAKERGAFAIYDAKREINNPFVLRIKENDPELYNDMQEYGRRNIALLTIAPTGSTSILSQTTSGIEPVFMPVYKRRRKVNPNDKDVRVDFIDEVGDSWEEYVVFHHKFKLWMEVNGIETNKNYSQDEINVLIEKSPYYKATSNDVDYLSKVEMQGAIQKWVDHSISVTINVPNDVTEELVGQLYMKAWEVGCKGVTVYRDGSRSGVLISNDKKEEKKTETAAETEVSFPTKRPHILEADVVRFQNNKEKWIAFIGKIEDKPYEIFTGLADDEDGILIPRWVNEGFIIKNKEENGNTRYDFQYVNQRGYKTTIEGLSYRFDPVFWNYAKLISGTLRHGMKIENVVDLINSLQLDNESINTWKNGVARALKRFVPDGTEANGQKCMNCNSTNLMYQEGCLTCKDCGSSKCG
- a CDS encoding ribonucleotide-diphosphate reductase subunit beta codes for the protein MSIFTKRVNYKPFEYPEILDFTNAINKSFWVHSEVDFTADIQDFHSHLSPIEQEIVKRSLLAIAQIEVNVKTFWGNLYTHLPKPEFNGLGSTFAECEFRHSEAYSRLLEVLGYNNAFENVIQIPVIKKRIDYLSDALKHSKAEDKKDYLKSLILFTILIENVSLFSQFAIILSFTRFKGAMKNVSNIIAWTSVDEQIHANAGIYIINKIKEEFPDYFDTATVEEINQIVKESIDIESEILDWIFEHGELETISKKNLLNFMKFRLDDSMRQIGLQKIFNISEADYQPMIWFEEEIFANSLDDFFAKRPVDYTKHDKSITAEDLF